In a single window of the Crinalium epipsammum PCC 9333 genome:
- a CDS encoding effector-associated domain EAD1-containing protein encodes MSLSGQQYKKLQKALLDAFPNKASLEQMLLFELDRDLDVIATGANLEVVVFQLIKSADSQGWIEDLVASAYKSNPGNSNLQAIAQEIVIEKKKLITTEN; translated from the coding sequence ATGAGTTTATCAGGTCAACAATATAAAAAGCTACAAAAAGCTTTACTTGATGCTTTTCCTAATAAAGCATCACTAGAGCAAATGTTATTATTTGAATTAGATAGAGATTTAGATGTAATCGCTACAGGAGCTAATTTAGAAGTTGTTGTTTTTCAGTTAATAAAATCAGCAGATTCTCAAGGATGGATTGAAGATTTAGTTGCCTCTGCATATAAATCAAATCCTGGCAACTCAAACTTACAAGCTATTGCCCAAGAGATTGTAATAGAAAAAAAAAAGTTGATAACAACAGAAAATTAG